Proteins encoded in a region of the Metamycoplasma alkalescens genome:
- a CDS encoding variable surface lipoprotein encodes MKKSNKILLVLGSIGSLSTIPLVAASCNKKKSQWIY; translated from the coding sequence ATGAAAAAATCAAACAAAATTCTTTTAGTCTTAGGTTCGATTGGATCGCTGTCAACAATTCCATTAGTGGCAGCATCCTGCAATAAAAAAAAATCTCAATGAATTTATTAA
- a CDS encoding DUF402 domain-containing protein, with amino-acid sequence MKSRKKNKSFHAQSQQIKIKKTEIKNDQKIYQIGQLTSIQAFKYDGTLYRQYEGCKIVANLDDFVVVLLMKTKVQEADINWVVSTPILFFFAKKHFYNVLITLNENEKNNIYINLASPFFIDKEAIKYIDFDLDVKCYNENDFNVIDWQDFKKSITTLNYPLKLIYKIYKELDSLENQRKMNKGIFSKKMINEIKKMLISSGDI; translated from the coding sequence ATGAAATCTAGAAAAAAAAATAAAAGTTTTCATGCCCAATCACAACAAATAAAAATAAAAAAAACTGAAATTAAAAATGATCAAAAAATTTATCAAATTGGCCAACTAACTTCAATTCAAGCTTTTAAATATGATGGAACTTTATATCGTCAATATGAAGGTTGCAAAATTGTTGCTAATTTAGATGATTTTGTTGTTGTGTTATTAATGAAAACTAAAGTCCAAGAAGCAGATATTAATTGAGTTGTTTCAACGCCAATTTTATTTTTCTTTGCAAAAAAACATTTTTATAATGTACTAATTACATTAAATGAGAATGAAAAAAATAATATCTATATTAATTTAGCAAGTCCTTTTTTTATTGATAAGGAGGCAATTAAATATATTGATTTTGATCTTGATGTTAAATGCTATAATGAAAATGATTTCAACGTTATTGATTGACAAGACTTTAAAAAATCAATTACAACTCTAAATTATCCATTAAAGTTAATTTATAAGATATATAAAGAACTAGATTCCTTAGAAAATCAAAGAAAAATGAACAAGGGAATTTTTTCAAAAAAAATGATTAATGAAATTAAAAAAATGTTAATTAGTTCTGGAGACATTTAA
- the ftsH gene encoding ATP-dependent zinc metalloprotease FtsH, which produces MDKNNKPVQPKEKKKIGMVGIIGIFIGIVALIVLILIAIEQIRAASIKFQDISFLQKVVKETVADNELYVSQWIENPYADTLSVTIAGPPNKIGQLLGNSSYPFNSYTFTVHVSGLIEKTLPKAVVSWVNKESVTTYHGALSVITTGANGAVGQYVAIPVPRPGIFSRYISPALNFIFIGVIIIALIYSIRSMSLRGLGGDIAGFNNKSLAQRVYSDKKFSDIAGNDEVKEEVFELVDYLKNPKKYAAAGARIPKGILLGGPPGTGKTLIAKATAGEANVPFFFISASNFVEMFVGLGAKRVRDMFENARKEAPAIIFIDELDAVGRSRGAGIGGGNDEREQTLNQLLVEMDGIKENSGILIMAATNRTDVLDPALLRPGRFDRVITVGLPDVKEREAILKLHSKGKQIDPKINFSQVARRTPGFSGAQLENVINEASLLSVRERSKFITLDQIDEAIDRVMAGPAKKSRTISEKENISVAYHEAGHAVVGIKMQGGNKVQKITIIPRGQAGGYNLMMPEEEKYNHSRSELLAIITSFMGGRVAEAIIYGKENVSTGASDDIAKATNIARKMVTEWGLSDLGPIKYEEDNANPFLGRDYMKNTSFSSKVGQEIDEEIRKIILEAEKKAHEIISSNRELLELIKDALIIKETIVAEEIEYIAKNMKLPEEITTTKETLKEEYSENDFNNLFNEISGKKNITEDKYKDDLDEELKKHAIKDENDVADKGNNESKENDFEN; this is translated from the coding sequence ATGGACAAAAATAATAAGCCAGTTCAACCCAAAGAAAAGAAAAAAATTGGGATGGTTGGAATTATTGGAATTTTTATTGGAATTGTTGCATTAATTGTTTTAATTTTAATTGCAATTGAACAGATCCGAGCAGCATCAATTAAATTTCAAGATATATCATTCTTACAAAAAGTTGTTAAAGAAACAGTAGCAGATAATGAATTATATGTTTCTCAATGAATTGAAAATCCATATGCAGATACACTTTCAGTCACAATAGCAGGACCACCCAACAAAATTGGTCAACTATTAGGAAATAGTTCATATCCTTTTAATTCTTATACATTTACTGTGCATGTAAGTGGATTAATTGAGAAAACTCTTCCTAAAGCAGTTGTGAGCTGGGTTAATAAAGAATCAGTTACAACATACCATGGTGCACTATCAGTAATAACAACCGGAGCAAATGGCGCAGTCGGACAATATGTTGCAATTCCAGTTCCAAGACCAGGGATTTTTTCAAGATATATCAGTCCTGCCCTTAATTTTATTTTCATTGGTGTAATTATTATTGCTTTAATTTATAGTATTAGATCAATGTCATTAAGAGGTTTGGGTGGTGATATTGCAGGATTTAATAATAAATCATTAGCACAAAGAGTTTATTCAGATAAAAAATTTTCAGATATTGCTGGAAATGATGAAGTTAAAGAAGAAGTTTTTGAATTAGTTGACTATTTAAAAAATCCTAAAAAATATGCAGCAGCAGGTGCGAGAATTCCCAAAGGAATCTTATTAGGTGGACCTCCAGGAACAGGGAAGACCTTAATTGCCAAAGCAACAGCAGGTGAAGCAAATGTACCATTTTTCTTTATTTCAGCATCAAACTTTGTCGAAATGTTTGTTGGACTTGGAGCTAAACGTGTAAGAGACATGTTTGAAAATGCAAGAAAAGAAGCACCAGCAATTATTTTCATTGATGAACTTGATGCAGTTGGGCGTTCAAGAGGTGCCGGAATTGGTGGTGGAAATGATGAAAGAGAACAAACACTGAACCAATTACTAGTTGAAATGGATGGAATTAAAGAAAATAGTGGAATTCTAATTATGGCAGCAACCAACCGGACAGATGTCTTGGATCCAGCACTATTAAGACCAGGTCGTTTTGATCGGGTAATTACAGTTGGACTACCGGATGTAAAAGAAAGAGAAGCAATTTTAAAACTTCATTCAAAAGGAAAACAAATAGATCCAAAAATCAACTTTTCACAAGTCGCAAGAAGAACACCAGGTTTTTCGGGTGCACAATTAGAAAATGTTATTAATGAAGCCTCATTATTAAGTGTTAGAGAAAGATCAAAATTCATTACTTTAGACCAAATTGATGAAGCTATTGACCGGGTAATGGCTGGTCCTGCGAAAAAATCAAGAACAATTTCAGAAAAAGAAAATATTTCTGTTGCTTATCATGAAGCCGGTCATGCTGTTGTTGGGATTAAAATGCAAGGTGGTAATAAAGTTCAAAAAATTACTATCATCCCACGGGGACAAGCTGGTGGATACAATTTAATGATGCCTGAAGAAGAAAAATATAATCATTCAAGATCAGAATTACTTGCAATTATTACTTCATTTATGGGTGGTCGTGTTGCTGAAGCAATTATTTATGGCAAAGAAAATGTTTCAACTGGTGCAAGTGATGATATCGCAAAAGCAACAAACATTGCTAGAAAAATGGTTACTGAATGAGGATTATCAGATTTAGGTCCAATTAAATACGAAGAAGATAATGCTAATCCATTCTTAGGTCGTGATTATATGAAAAATACTTCATTTTCAAGTAAGGTCGGCCAAGAAATTGATGAAGAAATTAGAAAAATTATTCTAGAAGCAGAAAAAAAAGCGCATGAAATTATTTCATCAAATCGTGAATTATTAGAACTAATCAAAGACGCTTTAATTATTAAAGAAACAATAGTTGCCGAAGAAATTGAATACATTGCTAAAAACATGAAATTACCAGAGGAAATCACAACTACAAAAGAAACTTTAAAAGAAGAATATTCTGAAAATGATTTTAATAATTTATTTAATGAAATTTCTGGCAAGAAAAATATTACTGAAGATAAATATAAAGACGATCTTGACGAAGAGTTAAAAAAACACGCGATCAAAGATGAAAATGATGTTGCTGATAAAGGTAATAACGAATCTAAAGAAAATGATTTTGAAAATTAA
- the tilS gene encoding tRNA lysidine(34) synthetase TilS codes for MTNKMMQQINSKFFNEFANKNITLDKPFILGISGGPDSMWLLNLMKNQNIIVACVNYNKRADSWVDQKVVEDFCKEHNIKYELLILDQCEQEKKGNFQKVARDERYCFYKKIYDKYQASCLLLAHHKDDLLETYLFQKQSKRKPRNVGISILNNILGMKIFRPMINLWYKDEILEFCKNFQIPYAIDCTNLLPIYTRNKIRIELAKCKNNQKDCLINEIHQVNKDLSKKNQIVESIYLDFEKSNFNYKKLDLNHCYINEILFEYLHRNLGDIKISKNKLIGFKKFILSQKNFKSFIINKNLAIFKKNKLLKIIKIDKK; via the coding sequence ATGACAAATAAGATGATGCAGCAAATAAATAGTAAATTTTTCAATGAATTTGCAAACAAAAATATTACACTTGATAAGCCATTTATTTTAGGAATAAGTGGGGGTCCTGATTCAATGTGATTACTTAACCTAATGAAAAATCAAAATATTATTGTTGCTTGTGTTAATTACAACAAACGTGCAGATTCATGAGTTGATCAAAAAGTTGTTGAAGATTTTTGCAAAGAGCACAATATCAAATATGAACTATTAATTTTAGATCAATGTGAACAAGAAAAAAAAGGTAATTTCCAAAAAGTTGCAAGAGATGAACGCTATTGCTTTTATAAAAAAATTTATGATAAATATCAAGCCTCTTGTTTATTATTGGCACATCATAAAGATGATTTATTGGAAACTTATTTATTTCAAAAACAATCAAAAAGAAAACCTAGGAATGTCGGAATTTCAATATTAAATAATATTTTGGGAATGAAAATTTTTCGACCAATGATTAATCTTTGGTACAAAGATGAAATTTTAGAATTTTGCAAAAACTTCCAAATCCCTTATGCAATTGATTGCACAAATTTATTGCCGATTTATACAAGAAATAAAATTCGAATTGAATTAGCAAAATGCAAAAACAATCAAAAGGATTGTCTTATAAATGAAATTCATCAAGTAAATAAAGATTTAAGCAAAAAAAATCAAATTGTTGAATCAATATATCTTGATTTTGAAAAAAGCAATTTTAATTACAAAAAATTAGATTTAAATCATTGTTATATCAATGAAATTCTTTTTGAATATTTACACAGAAATCTTGGTGATATTAAAATCTCTAAAAATAAACTTATTGGATTTAAAAAATTCATTTTGTCACAAAAGAATTTTAAGTCATTTATTATTAATAAAAATCTCGCAATTTTTAAAAAGAATAAACTACTAAAAATTATTAAAATCGATAAAAAATAG
- a CDS encoding variable surface lipoprotein, whose protein sequence is MQKSSRILLALGSIVSLSTIPLIAARCDNRKNLKDFITTLELKEIKTQGGQKLNSEKIIEVFKNKNQKTKDFKKLSAIDITDENAKIFSGEHLGDVIVNFSLVREKLSEFFDKRNLGEIVTFGGKTPTKEQLIKLINKNNPKAKKLLFDVEDITNNKAKITSKSYDDKVEINFNVVKEKLSDIIKVTNLKEIKYLLGDRPTKKQVLEKIIKENPNAECLALDLEIGEIKKDAEDNNKFSAKIASKKYEIKDFKVEFISSKFKLNEIAPVTDLGEIKTSEKSGLPSYLEIINKLVEKNPELKKLKETKMLNLEADLEVKDITKEEATVISSEFNSRIQVTYAPIKQKLLDVIEVTDLGEIKYLTGEQPTKEEIFVALVAKNPEAKKFEQEIDIKEITSTTAIVSSSKHDDSVEIKFVSSIKTLKEIVNIPFVDLRGSEINKSNDELLKKAILDDINKKYSETKNLSISVELIRQENSAKLISPQNGELKILFLID, encoded by the coding sequence ATGCAAAAATCAAGTAGAATCTTGTTAGCATTAGGTTCAATTGTCTCATTATCAACAATACCTTTAATTGCTGCAAGATGTGATAATCGAAAAAATTTAAAAGACTTTATTACTACACTAGAATTAAAAGAAATTAAAACTCAAGGTGGTCAAAAACTAAATTCTGAAAAAATTATTGAAGTATTCAAAAACAAAAATCAAAAAACAAAGGATTTTAAAAAATTAAGTGCAATTGATATTACAGATGAAAATGCAAAGATTTTTTCAGGTGAACATCTTGGTGATGTAATTGTAAATTTCAGTCTTGTGCGAGAAAAATTATCAGAGTTTTTTGATAAAAGAAATTTAGGTGAAATTGTAACCTTTGGTGGAAAAACTCCAACTAAAGAACAACTTATTAAATTAATTAATAAAAATAATCCAAAAGCAAAAAAATTACTTTTTGATGTTGAAGATATTACTAACAATAAAGCAAAAATAACCTCAAAATCTTATGATGATAAAGTTGAAATTAATTTTAATGTTGTCAAAGAAAAATTATCTGACATTATTAAAGTTACTAACTTAAAAGAAATTAAATACTTGTTAGGTGATAGACCAACAAAAAAACAAGTACTTGAAAAGATCATTAAAGAAAACCCTAATGCCGAATGTTTGGCTTTAGATTTAGAAATTGGGGAAATTAAAAAAGATGCAGAAGATAATAATAAATTTAGTGCAAAAATTGCTTCAAAAAAATATGAAATTAAAGACTTTAAAGTTGAATTCATTTCATCTAAATTTAAATTAAATGAAATTGCACCAGTAACTGACTTAGGTGAAATTAAAACATCAGAAAAAAGTGGATTACCATCATATTTAGAAATAATTAATAAATTAGTTGAAAAAAATCCAGAATTAAAAAAATTAAAAGAAACAAAAATGCTAAATTTGGAAGCAGATTTAGAAGTCAAAGATATTACCAAAGAAGAAGCAACAGTTATTTCATCTGAATTTAATAGCAGAATACAAGTTACTTATGCTCCAATCAAACAAAAATTATTAGATGTAATTGAAGTTACAGATTTAGGTGAAATTAAGTATCTAACTGGTGAACAACCAACTAAAGAAGAAATTTTTGTTGCACTTGTTGCAAAAAATCCAGAAGCTAAGAAATTTGAACAAGAAATTGATATCAAAGAAATAACATCAACTACTGCAATCGTTTCTTCATCAAAACATGATGATTCAGTTGAAATTAAATTTGTTTCATCAATCAAAACATTAAAAGAAATTGTTAATATTCCATTTGTTGATCTAAGAGGTTCTGAAATTAATAAATCAAATGACGAATTATTAAAAAAAGCAATTCTTGATGACATTAATAAAAAATATTCTGAAACTAAAAACTTAAGTATAAGTGTAGAATTAATAAGACAAGAAAATTCAGCTAAACTTATTAGTCCACAAAATGGGGAGTTAAAAATTCTTTTCTTAATTGATTAA
- the pth gene encoding aminoacyl-tRNA hydrolase, producing the protein MKLIVGLGNPGVEYEKTRHNVGFMVIDKLSEKLEAPLKEKKFNGIFFKNKDVILAKPLTYMNNSGEFVKAISEYYDILIDDIIVVYDDMDTELGKVNIRQKGSSGGHNGINSIIQHLKTDEIKRLKIGIGRSNNAINFVLGKFSFADYQIIEKVIDVATEALISFIYNDIRYVMNNFSNKNHDK; encoded by the coding sequence ATGAAATTAATTGTTGGGTTAGGAAACCCTGGAGTTGAATATGAAAAAACAAGACATAATGTTGGTTTTATGGTGATTGATAAATTATCTGAAAAACTAGAGGCACCACTTAAAGAAAAAAAATTCAACGGAATCTTTTTTAAAAATAAAGATGTGATTTTAGCAAAACCCTTAACTTATATGAATAATAGTGGTGAATTTGTTAAAGCAATTTCTGAATATTATGATATTTTGATTGATGACATTATTGTTGTTTATGATGATATGGATACTGAACTTGGAAAAGTTAATATTCGTCAAAAAGGTTCGTCAGGTGGTCATAATGGAATTAATAGTATCATTCAGCATTTAAAAACAGATGAAATCAAACGTTTGAAAATTGGGATTGGAAGAAGTAATAATGCAATTAATTTTGTGTTGGGTAAATTTAGTTTTGCAGATTACCAGATCATTGAAAAAGTTATTGATGTTGCAACTGAGGCATTGATTTCATTTATTTACAACGACATTCGTTATGTAATGAATAATTTCTCAAACAAAAATCATGACAAATAA
- a CDS encoding variable surface lipoprotein, producing MKKSSKILLALGSIASMSAIPLVAASCDNKKNINEFIKTTDLGEITTKEQSGTPSATEVITAVKAKNEAAKDFKNLKAEDIKKEGEKFTAKVTSSDHKGEVKVSFTAKKEAAPVEEKDLTKLFDKKELGEISTKENDITVEELKKVILEKNPKVKDLKLTIKLAEGEKKNKEATVTAEGHKGEVKVTFTAKKEAAPVEEKDLTKLFDKKELGEISTQEDDITVEELKKVILEKNPKVKDLKLTIKLAEGEKKNKEATVTAEGHKGEVKVTFTAKKEAAPVEEKDLTKLFDKKELGEISTQEDDITVEELKKVILEKNPKVKDLKLTIKLAEGEKKNKEATVTAEGHKGEVKVTFTVKKAQPAA from the coding sequence ATGAAAAAATCAAGCAAAATTCTTTTAGCTTTAGGATCAATTGCTTCAATGTCAGCAATTCCTCTAGTTGCAGCATCTTGCGATAATAAAAAGAATATAAATGAATTTATTAAAACCACAGATCTAGGTGAAATTACAACCAAAGAACAAAGTGGTACACCATCAGCAACAGAAGTTATTACTGCCGTTAAAGCTAAAAATGAAGCAGCCAAAGATTTCAAAAACTTAAAAGCTGAAGATATTAAAAAAGAAGGTGAAAAATTCACAGCTAAAGTTACTTCAAGCGATCACAAAGGTGAAGTAAAAGTTTCATTCACTGCTAAAAAAGAAGCAGCTCCAGTTGAAGAAAAAGACCTAACAAAATTATTTGATAAAAAAGAATTAGGTGAAATTTCAACAAAAGAAAATGACATTACAGTTGAAGAACTTAAAAAAGTTATTTTAGAAAAAAATCCAAAAGTTAAGGATCTAAAATTAACAATTAAACTTGCTGAAGGTGAAAAGAAAAACAAAGAAGCAACAGTTACAGCTGAAGGTCACAAAGGCGAAGTAAAAGTTACTTTTACTGCTAAAAAAGAAGCAGCTCCAGTTGAAGAAAAAGACCTAACAAAATTATTTGATAAAAAAGAATTAGGTGAAATTTCAACACAAGAAGATGACATTACAGTTGAAGAACTTAAAAAAGTTATTTTAGAAAAAAATCCAAAAGTTAAGGATCTAAAATTAACAATTAAACTTGCTGAAGGTGAAAAGAAAAACAAAGAAGCAACAGTTACAGCTGAAGGTCACAAAGGCGAAGTAAAAGTTACTTTTACTGCTAAAAAAGAAGCAGCTCCAGTTGAAGAAAAAGACCTAACAAAATTATTTGATAAAAAAGAATTAGGTGAAATTTCAACACAAGAAGATGACATTACAGTTGAAGAACTTAAAAAAGTTATTTTAGAAAAAAATCCAAAAGTTAAGGATCTAAAATTAACAATTAAACTTGCTGAAGGTGAAAAGAAAAACAAAGAAGCAACAGTTACAGCTGAAGGTCACAAAGGCGAAGTAAAAGTTACTTTTACTGTTAAAAAGGCTCAACCAGCAGCTTAA
- the trmB gene encoding tRNA (guanosine(46)-N7)-methyltransferase TrmB, whose protein sequence is MRLRYNKNAINLLENSEFCIKEFPYKISNNTVLEIGMGKGRMLANLAEKNPNIQYIGLEKYSTPALSALKKIESKKLKNMKIIVNDAIQLDSYFDGKIKTIWLTFSDPWPKKRHFKRRLVYKTFLEQYKKILAKDGVVYFKTDNQLLYEFALEQLNEFNANVLYNTNDLHHCDYEIDNQLTDYEEKFKNEGKNIYFIAFNF, encoded by the coding sequence ATGAGACTTAGATACAATAAAAATGCAATAAATTTACTTGAGAATAGTGAATTTTGTATTAAAGAATTCCCTTATAAAATTTCGAATAATACTGTCTTAGAAATAGGGATGGGGAAAGGAAGAATGTTAGCAAATTTAGCTGAAAAAAATCCAAACATTCAATATATTGGACTAGAAAAATATTCAACTCCTGCTTTATCAGCACTAAAAAAGATTGAATCAAAAAAATTAAAAAATATGAAAATTATTGTTAATGATGCAATTCAATTGGATTCATATTTTGATGGAAAAATCAAAACAATTTGATTGACTTTTTCTGATCCATGACCAAAGAAACGTCATTTTAAAAGAAGACTTGTTTATAAAACATTTTTGGAACAATATAAGAAAATTTTGGCTAAAGATGGAGTTGTTTATTTTAAAACTGATAATCAATTATTATATGAATTTGCACTTGAACAATTAAATGAATTTAATGCCAATGTGCTTTATAACACAAATGACCTGCACCATTGTGATTATGAGATTGATAATCAATTAACAGATTATGAAGAAAAATTTAAAAATGAAGGAAAAAATATTTATTTCATTGCTTTTAATTTTTAA
- a CDS encoding variable surface lipoprotein: MKKVNKILLALGSVASLSTLPLVAAKCGEPVKKPEVKSKLSDFVKETSLGEIKTKEDKPSEKEIIDVIKAKNEKTKDLTLSIKDITEKNAKVTSEKHEGEVEVTFTTKKDVKEEPKEEPKEEPKEEPKEEPKEEPKEEPKEEPKEESKEKIEADYEKFKNYVSRVEKNVEQIKKLNLKENFKNNNSNVQNEFNKFIDEKIPGFILGAKYKLENLEKLKNNKSAALEFELKKALFWLKGSTQKFPGYANWLNVEYNKIKSFFKDETKSKANAISFKFE; this comes from the coding sequence ATGAAAAAAGTAAATAAAATATTATTAGCATTAGGTTCAGTTGCATCATTATCAACTTTACCTTTGGTTGCTGCAAAGTGTGGTGAACCAGTTAAAAAACCTGAAGTTAAGTCAAAATTAAGTGATTTTGTCAAAGAAACTAGTTTAGGTGAAATAAAAACTAAAGAAGACAAACCTTCAGAAAAAGAAATTATTGATGTTATAAAAGCTAAAAATGAAAAAACTAAAGATTTAACTTTGTCTATAAAAGATATTACAGAAAAAAATGCTAAAGTTACTTCAGAAAAGCATGAAGGTGAAGTAGAAGTTACATTTACTACTAAAAAAGATGTAAAAGAAGAACCAAAAGAAGAACCAAAAGAAGAACCAAAAGAAGAACCAAAAGAAGAACCAAAAGAAGAACCAAAAGAAGAACCAAAAGAAGAACCAAAAGAAGAAAGCAAAGAAAAAATTGAAGCTGATTATGAAAAATTTAAAAATTATGTTTCAAGAGTAGAAAAAAATGTTGAACAAATTAAAAAATTAAATCTTAAAGAAAATTTTAAAAATAATAATTCAAATGTTCAAAATGAATTTAACAAATTTATTGATGAAAAAATTCCAGGTTTTATTTTAGGAGCTAAATATAAACTTGAGAATTTAGAAAAATTAAAAAATAATAAAAGTGCTGCATTAGAATTTGAACTTAAAAAAGCATTATTTTGACTTAAAGGGTCAACTCAAAAATTTCCAGGTTATGCAAATTGATTAAATGTAGAATATAATAAAATAAAATCATTTTTTAAAGATGAAACAAAATCAAAAGCTAATGCTATTAGTTTTAAATTTGAATAA
- a CDS encoding variable surface lipoprotein, whose amino-acid sequence MKKSSKLLLSLSSISVVSLPLLAISCTETEKQLFEKEIKKVKEEIAKMNDGKVKSALQLEVRNAEKKISELKTDEEFKKARREFKDKVDKIKRDGENTSNESKEDKLAKELRDILELKESEKVKLEDLNLAQDLSQKKLDLYYSFSSNSIVFVKKGQIPNWTEKDSTKKNHNEFFSIKSNVASKLGRDKQQLVNANKPTIEDKKNKNRMNLSSMLDYEIKNVKENSDKSVEFEIIVKYKVATFVPRGKHVISNESNQSILKLSFKK is encoded by the coding sequence ATGAAAAAAAGTTCAAAATTATTATTATCATTATCTAGCATCTCAGTTGTTTCATTACCTTTATTAGCAATCTCATGTACTGAAACAGAAAAACAATTATTTGAAAAAGAAATTAAAAAAGTTAAAGAAGAAATTGCAAAAATGAATGATGGTAAAGTAAAAAGTGCTTTACAACTTGAAGTAAGAAATGCTGAAAAGAAAATTTCAGAGTTAAAAACAGACGAAGAGTTTAAGAAAGCTAGACGAGAATTTAAAGACAAAGTTGATAAAATCAAAAGAGATGGTGAAAATACATCTAATGAGTCGAAAGAAGATAAATTAGCAAAAGAACTTCGTGATATCTTGGAATTAAAAGAATCAGAGAAAGTTAAATTGGAAGATTTAAATTTAGCACAAGATCTAAGTCAAAAGAAATTAGATTTATATTATAGTTTTTCATCAAATAGCATTGTATTTGTTAAAAAGGGTCAAATACCAAATTGGACTGAAAAGGATTCTACCAAGAAAAACCATAATGAATTTTTTTCAATTAAATCAAATGTGGCTTCTAAACTTGGACGTGATAAACAACAACTTGTAAATGCAAATAAACCAACTATAGAAGACAAAAAAAATAAAAATAGAATGAATCTTTCAAGTATGTTAGATTATGAAATAAAAAACGTTAAGGAAAATAGCGATAAATCTGTTGAATTTGAAATAATTGTAAAATACAAAGTTGCTACTTTTGTTCCTAGAGGAAAACATGTAATTTCAAATGAAAGCAATCAATCAATATTGAAATTATCATTTAAAAAATAA
- a CDS encoding variable surface lipoprotein, whose amino-acid sequence MKKSSKLLLSLSSISVVSLPLLAISCTETEKQLFEKEIKSVEDYIKNTKDLKEEIKDKLNKKVTEAKEQLNKLEKDEEIKKAREAFKKEVEEIKKG is encoded by the coding sequence ATGAAAAAAAGTTCAAAATTATTATTATCATTATCTAGCATCTCAGTTGTTTCATTACCTTTATTAGCAATCTCATGTACTGAAACAGAAAAACAATTATTTGAAAAAGAAATTAAAAGTGTTGAAGATTACATTAAGAACACAAAAGATTTAAAAGAAGAAATCAAAGATAAATTAAATAAAAAAGTAACTGAGGCAAAAGAGCAACTAAATAAACTAGAAAAAGATGAAGAAATAAAAAAAGCTAGAGAAGCATTTAAAAAAGAAGTTGAAGAAATCAAAAAAGGATAA